A single genomic interval of Pogoniulus pusillus isolate bPogPus1 chromosome 24, bPogPus1.pri, whole genome shotgun sequence harbors:
- the SCT gene encoding secretin — MPSLMTALWRLIIPMIVLPHFSASLPTQERTERHADGLFHSELSKMNGNAYMRQLVKNLVGLKERSQRHSDGLFTSEYSKMRGNAQVQKFIQNLMGRKRSSPDPVNTDVQGREEENSHEELCLLWLYQSFLNTSQSDSEAREAAAMTSHFLCPFSKQLVANVKEDTDSFD; from the exons ATGCCTTCCTTGATGACTGCTCTGTGGAGGCTGATCATTCCCATGATTGTCCTGCCACACTTCTCAGCATCTCTCCCAACCCAGGAGAG GACTGAGAGGCATGCTGATGGGCTCTTCCACAGTGAGCTCAGCAAGATGAATGGCAATGCCTACATGCGGCAGCTGGTCAAGAATCTGGTGGGCCTCAAGGAAAG GTCCCAGAGGCACTCGGATGGGCTGTTCACCAGCGAGTACAgcaagatgagaggaaatgctcAGGTTCAGAAGTTCATCCAAAACCTGATGGGCCGCAAGCGCAG CTCTCCAGACCCAGTCAACACAGATGtgcaagggagagaggaagaaaacagcCACGAGGAGCTTTGCTTGCTGTGGTTGTACCAGAGCTTTCTAAACACCAG CCAGTCAGACAGTGAGgccagggaagctgctgccaTGACCAGCCACTTCCTTTGCCCCTTCTCCAAGCAGCTGGTTGCAAACGTGAAGGAAGACACAGACAGCTTTGACTGA
- the DRD4 gene encoding D(4) dopamine receptor isoform X2, whose protein sequence is MTNPVCTERALKTTTNYFIVSLAVADLLLALLVLPLYVYSEFQGGVWSLSTVLCDALMTMDVMLCTASIFNLCAISVDRFIAVSIPLNYNRRQIDLRQMILLSTTWIFAFAVASPVIFGLNNVPDRDPTLCQLEDDNYIVYSSICSFFIPCPVMLVLYCAMFRGLKRWEEARKAKLRGSIYGVNRKLYHPSSFIEREQSGLEPGQCSPYTSSAHPMDYVMHNGIQTLSYPHLKYPHPGHGRKRAKINGREQKAMRVLPVVVGAFLFCWTPFFVVHITRAVCKSCSIPTQVTSIVTWLGYVNSALNPIIYTVFNAEFRNFFRRVLHLFC, encoded by the exons ATGACAAATCC CGTCTGCACCGAGCGGGCTCTGAAGACCACCACCAACTACTTCATCGTCAGCCTGGCTGTTGCCGACCTGCTGCTCGCCCTCCTCGTCCTGCCCCTCTACGTCTACTCCGAG TTCCAGGGAGGTGTGTGGTCCCTCAGCACAGTGCTGTGCGATGCCCTGATGACCATGGACGTGATGCTGTGCACAGCCTCCATCTTCAACCTGTGTGCTATCAGCGTGGATCG CTTCATTGCCGTTTCAATCCCGCTGAACTACAACCGGCGCCAGATCGACCTGCGGCAGATGATCCTGCTCTCCACCACCTGGATCTTCGCCTTCGCCGTAGCTTCCCCAGTCATCTTCGGCCTCAACAATGTCCCAGACCGGGACCCCACCTTGTGTCAGCTGGAGGATGACAACTACATTGTCTACTCCTCCATCTGCTCCTTCTTCATCCCCTGCCCGGTCATGCTGGTGCTGTACTGTGCCATGTTCCGAGGACTCAAGCGCTGGGAGGAAGCGCGGAAGGCCAAGCTGAGGGGCAGCATCTATGGGGTCAATAGGAAGCTCTACCACCCCAGCAGCTTCATTGAGAgggagcagagtgggctggagccagggcagtGCAGCCCCTacaccagctctgcccaccccaTGGACTATGTGATGCACAATGGGATCCAGACTCTCTCCTACCCCCACCTCAAGTACCCCCACCCAGGACACGGTCGGAAGCGGGCCAAGATCAACGGCAGGGAGCAGAAGGCCATGCGGGTCCTGCCAGTCGTGGTCG GTGCTTTCCTCTTCTGCTGGACACCTTTTTTTGTGGTCCACATCACCAGGGCTGTCTGCAAGTCCTGCAGCATCCCCACCCAAGTCACCAGCATTGTCACCTGGCTGGGCTATGTCAACAGCGCTCTCAACCCCATCATCTACACTGTCTTCAACGCCGAGTTCAGGAACTTCTTCCGCAGAGTCTTGCACCTCTTCTGCTGA
- the DRD4 gene encoding D(4) dopamine receptor isoform X1, whose product MGNGSAGSAPGNGTGLPPPPPTPPPGGHNVAALVLGIVLILLIVAGNGLVCLSVCTERALKTTTNYFIVSLAVADLLLALLVLPLYVYSEFQGGVWSLSTVLCDALMTMDVMLCTASIFNLCAISVDRFIAVSIPLNYNRRQIDLRQMILLSTTWIFAFAVASPVIFGLNNVPDRDPTLCQLEDDNYIVYSSICSFFIPCPVMLVLYCAMFRGLKRWEEARKAKLRGSIYGVNRKLYHPSSFIEREQSGLEPGQCSPYTSSAHPMDYVMHNGIQTLSYPHLKYPHPGHGRKRAKINGREQKAMRVLPVVVGAFLFCWTPFFVVHITRAVCKSCSIPTQVTSIVTWLGYVNSALNPIIYTVFNAEFRNFFRRVLHLFC is encoded by the exons ATGGGGAACGGCAGCGCCGGCAGCGCTCCGGGCAACGGTACCGGGCTGCCACCGCCGCCTCCAACGCCGCCCCCGGGGGGTCACAACGTGGCCGCCCTGGTACTGGGCATCGTCCTCATCCTGCTCATCGTGGCGGGCAACGGACTGGTCTGTCTCAGCGTCTGCACCGAGCGGGCTCTGAAGACCACCACCAACTACTTCATCGTCAGCCTGGCTGTTGCCGACCTGCTGCTCGCCCTCCTCGTCCTGCCCCTCTACGTCTACTCCGAG TTCCAGGGAGGTGTGTGGTCCCTCAGCACAGTGCTGTGCGATGCCCTGATGACCATGGACGTGATGCTGTGCACAGCCTCCATCTTCAACCTGTGTGCTATCAGCGTGGATCG CTTCATTGCCGTTTCAATCCCGCTGAACTACAACCGGCGCCAGATCGACCTGCGGCAGATGATCCTGCTCTCCACCACCTGGATCTTCGCCTTCGCCGTAGCTTCCCCAGTCATCTTCGGCCTCAACAATGTCCCAGACCGGGACCCCACCTTGTGTCAGCTGGAGGATGACAACTACATTGTCTACTCCTCCATCTGCTCCTTCTTCATCCCCTGCCCGGTCATGCTGGTGCTGTACTGTGCCATGTTCCGAGGACTCAAGCGCTGGGAGGAAGCGCGGAAGGCCAAGCTGAGGGGCAGCATCTATGGGGTCAATAGGAAGCTCTACCACCCCAGCAGCTTCATTGAGAgggagcagagtgggctggagccagggcagtGCAGCCCCTacaccagctctgcccaccccaTGGACTATGTGATGCACAATGGGATCCAGACTCTCTCCTACCCCCACCTCAAGTACCCCCACCCAGGACACGGTCGGAAGCGGGCCAAGATCAACGGCAGGGAGCAGAAGGCCATGCGGGTCCTGCCAGTCGTGGTCG GTGCTTTCCTCTTCTGCTGGACACCTTTTTTTGTGGTCCACATCACCAGGGCTGTCTGCAAGTCCTGCAGCATCCCCACCCAAGTCACCAGCATTGTCACCTGGCTGGGCTATGTCAACAGCGCTCTCAACCCCATCATCTACACTGTCTTCAACGCCGAGTTCAGGAACTTCTTCCGCAGAGTCTTGCACCTCTTCTGCTGA